Proteins encoded in a region of the Halosimplex halophilum genome:
- a CDS encoding DUF6789 family protein yields the protein MSTATEAATEEPHANDSWQAGVVGGILGALAMGALIVAMNEPTIAVAIPSLYALAPPPSGAAGRFVHASHGAVLGVVFAAIVGALDLDSPGEQVGAGVAWGVLTWAVLAALVMPLWLDAVGSPASPPFPNFAVPSLLWHAVYGLVLGGVYAATVDRL from the coding sequence ATGTCGACAGCGACCGAGGCTGCGACGGAGGAACCGCACGCGAACGACTCCTGGCAGGCCGGCGTCGTCGGCGGGATACTCGGCGCGCTGGCGATGGGCGCGCTGATAGTGGCGATGAACGAGCCCACGATCGCGGTGGCGATCCCGTCGCTGTACGCGCTGGCGCCGCCGCCCAGCGGCGCCGCGGGGCGGTTCGTCCACGCCTCCCACGGCGCCGTGCTGGGCGTGGTCTTCGCGGCCATCGTCGGCGCGCTCGACCTCGATTCGCCCGGCGAGCAGGTCGGCGCCGGAGTCGCCTGGGGCGTCCTGACGTGGGCCGTGCTGGCCGCGCTCGTGATGCCCCTGTGGCTCGACGCGGTGGGGTCGCCGGCGTCGCCGCCGTTCCCGAACTTCGCCGTCCCGTCGCTTTTGTGGCACGCCGTCTACGGGCTGGTGCTCGGCGGCGTCTACGCCGCGACCGTCGACCGGCTGTAG
- a CDS encoding glutaredoxin family protein, whose translation MSDPAITLYRLQACPFCERVVRKLDEYDLDYRSRFVEPMHSDRDAVQRLTGKRSVPAIVDESTGVTMSESGNIVEYLDATYGERAKGGA comes from the coding sequence ATGAGCGACCCAGCCATCACGCTCTACCGGCTGCAGGCCTGCCCGTTCTGCGAGCGGGTCGTCCGCAAACTGGACGAGTACGACCTCGACTACCGCTCGCGGTTCGTCGAGCCGATGCACAGCGACCGCGACGCGGTCCAGCGACTCACCGGCAAGCGCTCCGTGCCGGCCATCGTCGACGAGTCGACGGGCGTCACGATGTCCGAGAGCGGCAACATCGTCGAGTACCTGGACGCCACGTACGGCGAGCGCGCGAAGGGGGGTGCCTGA
- a CDS encoding zinc metalloprotease, with product MSRRGGAAGRPGRGGPRSPGGRGWRGISFSRRELRDLGIAWLALGVAFMLFIDRSLVDAVARGSVAPSTVGIALVVSLATVGVAFLLHELAHKVVAVRFGQMAAFKADYGMLFLAVMSALAGFLFAAPGAVVHRGRITARENGLIALAGPVTNVGLAAVFLPLFLFGPGLLGLIGQRGLSINLLLAGFNMIPFGPLDGRKVLGWSKPVYVAVAVPTVLLALYALVGLGL from the coding sequence GTGAGCCGGCGCGGCGGCGCGGCCGGCCGGCCCGGTCGCGGCGGTCCCCGTTCCCCGGGCGGCCGCGGCTGGCGCGGCATCTCCTTCAGCCGGCGCGAGCTCCGTGACCTGGGGATCGCGTGGCTCGCACTCGGCGTCGCGTTCATGCTGTTCATCGACCGGTCGCTCGTCGACGCGGTCGCCCGGGGCTCCGTCGCGCCGTCGACGGTCGGGATCGCGCTGGTCGTCTCGCTTGCGACCGTCGGCGTCGCCTTCCTGCTGCACGAACTCGCCCACAAGGTCGTCGCCGTCCGCTTCGGCCAGATGGCGGCGTTCAAGGCCGACTACGGGATGCTGTTCCTGGCCGTGATGTCGGCGCTGGCGGGCTTCCTGTTCGCCGCGCCCGGCGCGGTCGTCCACCGCGGCCGCATCACCGCCCGCGAGAACGGCCTCATCGCGCTGGCCGGGCCGGTCACGAACGTCGGCCTCGCCGCCGTCTTCCTGCCGCTGTTCCTGTTCGGTCCCGGTCTCCTCGGGCTGATCGGCCAGCGCGGCCTCAGCATCAACCTCCTGCTCGCCGGGTTCAACATGATCCCCTTCGGCCCGCTCGACGGCCGGAAGGTCCTCGGCTGGAGCAAGCCGGTGTACGTCGCCGTCGCGGTCCCGACGGTCCTGCTCGCGCTGTACGCGCTCGTCGGCCTCGGGCTCTGA
- a CDS encoding Vms1/Ankzf1 family peptidyl-tRNA hydrolase, which yields MLDRVLGRAELKERIAELEDELDSREQQLEAEQRRRADAVSDRQAAEERVNRLEDRIAELEGEVERLRDGQAGADRAFAAEETLRDGRLRAVLDRLESVETDPEGAFTAYVPDGHDLPEPVREAFGDRAALVGRAAPCLAVTDDAALVGACLSVPDPPEPFTEWGDAFAVDRSWFEPTGSFTFALVRSDLFAMGEYDGDERVAFQGFDSELKSKHSKGGYSQARFERLRDEQIENHLDRCRVALEEADTDRLYVVGERTVLDEFEEMADGVSSVSASGDPEPALESAFREFWQVQLRAL from the coding sequence ATGCTGGACCGGGTGCTCGGCCGCGCGGAACTCAAAGAGCGCATCGCGGAACTCGAAGACGAGCTCGACAGCCGCGAGCAGCAGCTGGAGGCCGAGCAGCGGCGGCGGGCCGACGCCGTCAGCGACCGCCAGGCGGCAGAGGAGCGGGTCAACCGCCTCGAAGACCGCATCGCGGAACTCGAAGGGGAGGTCGAGCGGCTGCGCGACGGCCAGGCCGGTGCCGACCGGGCGTTCGCCGCCGAGGAGACGCTGCGCGACGGCCGGCTCCGGGCGGTCCTCGACCGGCTGGAGTCCGTCGAGACCGACCCCGAGGGCGCGTTCACCGCCTACGTCCCCGACGGCCACGACCTCCCGGAGCCCGTCCGCGAGGCGTTCGGCGACCGCGCGGCGCTGGTGGGCCGCGCTGCTCCCTGTCTCGCCGTCACCGACGACGCCGCCCTCGTCGGCGCCTGCCTCTCCGTGCCGGACCCGCCCGAGCCGTTCACCGAGTGGGGCGACGCCTTCGCCGTTGACCGGTCGTGGTTCGAGCCGACGGGCTCGTTCACGTTCGCCCTCGTGCGCTCCGATCTGTTCGCCATGGGCGAGTACGACGGCGACGAGCGGGTCGCCTTCCAGGGGTTCGACTCCGAGCTGAAGAGCAAACACTCCAAGGGCGGCTACTCGCAGGCGCGCTTCGAGCGGCTGCGCGACGAGCAGATCGAGAACCACCTCGACCGCTGTCGGGTGGCGCTGGAGGAAGCCGACACCGACCGGCTGTACGTCGTCGGCGAGCGGACGGTGCTCGACGAGTTCGAGGAGATGGCCGACGGCGTTTCGTCGGTGAGCGCCTCCGGCGACCCCGAGCCCGCCCTGGAGTCGGCGTTTCGCGAGTTCTGGCAGGTACAGTTGCGAGCGTTGTAG
- a CDS encoding pyridoxamine 5'-phosphate oxidase family protein, which translates to MAQSVPEAVEDLLTGDPVAAHLATCSDGRPHAAPVWFRYEPADGDDRPVIEVMTTGRKLANVRENPRVALSIQESEAGHPEWTVTVRGTASVVEDDEQNREANRRINRRYGADPDDWSDNTLVRIAVGSASHTTY; encoded by the coding sequence ATGGCCCAGTCAGTCCCCGAGGCGGTCGAGGACCTGCTGACCGGCGACCCGGTCGCGGCCCACCTCGCGACCTGCAGCGACGGGCGCCCTCACGCGGCGCCGGTGTGGTTCCGCTACGAGCCGGCCGACGGCGACGACCGTCCCGTGATCGAAGTGATGACCACCGGGCGAAAGCTCGCCAACGTCCGCGAGAACCCGCGGGTGGCCCTCTCGATCCAGGAGAGCGAGGCGGGCCACCCCGAGTGGACGGTCACCGTCCGCGGCACCGCGTCGGTCGTCGAGGACGACGAGCAGAACCGCGAGGCAAACCGCCGGATCAACCGCCGCTACGGCGCCGACCCCGACGACTGGTCGGACAACACCCTCGTCCGGATCGCCGTCGGGTCGGCCTCCCACACGACGTACTGA
- a CDS encoding DUF1611 domain-containing protein — protein MRVAILAHEQFPERAKTAVGILRYGDDEVVAVLDRTRAGERVRDHVPDVQDAPIVEGIDAVGEPIDALVVGIAPIGGGFDATWRPDVRGALEQGADVVAGLHYFLADDEEFARLADEHGAEIRDLRRPPDDLTVSDGTASEVDADVILTVGTDCSSGKMTTTFELAEAARERGVDAGVVPTGQTGIAIENYGIAVDRVVSDFAAGAVERMVEERAAEFDVLFVEGQGAIAHPAYSGVTTSILHGAMPDRLVLCHVAGRDAVHGYEHVPIPPPGEYAALYESLADPVAPAEVVAGALNTQDLDDDAAGAAVEDYAAAIDAPATDPVRFDAGEILPAVLGED, from the coding sequence ATGCGCGTCGCGATCCTGGCCCACGAGCAGTTCCCCGAGCGGGCGAAGACGGCCGTCGGGATCCTGCGGTACGGCGACGACGAGGTGGTCGCGGTGCTCGACCGGACCCGCGCCGGCGAGCGCGTCCGCGACCACGTCCCGGACGTGCAGGACGCCCCCATCGTCGAGGGTATCGACGCGGTCGGCGAGCCCATCGACGCGCTCGTGGTCGGGATCGCGCCCATCGGCGGCGGCTTCGACGCGACCTGGCGGCCGGACGTGCGCGGGGCGCTCGAACAGGGCGCCGACGTGGTCGCCGGCCTCCACTACTTCCTCGCCGACGACGAGGAGTTCGCCCGCCTCGCCGACGAACACGGCGCCGAGATCCGCGACCTGCGCCGGCCGCCCGACGACCTGACCGTCAGCGACGGGACTGCGAGCGAGGTCGACGCCGACGTGATACTGACGGTGGGCACCGACTGCTCGTCGGGGAAGATGACGACCACCTTCGAGCTGGCCGAGGCAGCCCGCGAGCGCGGCGTCGACGCCGGCGTCGTCCCCACGGGGCAGACGGGGATCGCCATCGAGAACTACGGGATCGCCGTGGACCGGGTCGTCTCCGACTTCGCCGCCGGCGCGGTCGAGCGGATGGTCGAGGAACGGGCCGCCGAGTTCGACGTACTCTTTGTCGAAGGACAGGGCGCAATCGCCCACCCGGCCTACTCCGGGGTGACCACGAGCATTCTCCACGGTGCGATGCCCGACCGGCTCGTCCTGTGTCACGTCGCCGGCCGCGACGCCGTCCACGGGTACGAGCACGTCCCGATCCCACCACCGGGGGAGTACGCCGCGCTCTACGAGTCGCTGGCCGACCCCGTCGCGCCCGCGGAGGTAGTCGCCGGCGCGCTCAACACCCAGGACCTCGACGACGACGCGGCCGGCGCAGCCGTCGAGGACTACGCCGCCGCCATCGACGCGCCCGCGACCGACCCCGTCCGCTTCGACGCGGGCGAAATTCTGCCGGCGGTCCTCGGGGAGGACTGA
- a CDS encoding TraB/GumN family protein gives MTEPAGDDPGVDGELSRPPSRARGEGEVHVLGTAHVSEQSVEEVESTIAERKPDVVAVELDEGRFRQLRGETPDDIDPGDMLRGNTVFQFLAYWMLSYVQTRLGKKLGVDPGADMLAAVESAEEHGLGVALVDRDIQLTVQRFWARLSPVRKLMLLGNLTLAVGSPVAVGAGLGLSFGLFAGFAVATLAAGTLGFASADFVAALGPGTVALAGGLVGGAVAGVVVWSLVEPWLAEWLEPLPVANTTYTRVAAGVVAGSAAGVAVAAAGGLSVGPLAVSGEQLTGIGGFVLQTGTGVLGGAAAGATLGAAAGAVLAAFLPEEDELEEIDVDELTDADVVTAMMEEFRRFAPGAAEALIDERDAFIAHRLVALREAGYTVVAVVGAGHREGIEGYLADPESLPPMESLVGETSGSSLTGYLYKAVGYAMTVGFLVFFALLALGGASNDFLLELFVAWFLVNGVLAGGLAKLAGATWPSALVGGGVAWLTSVNPLLAPGWFAGYVELRYVDVNVSDISRLNEIMDDETAPVSEIFARMRRVPLFRLILVAGLTNVGSMVASLVVFPLVLPYLSADIGGVSAIGGLLLEGARDGWRIVWGAVA, from the coding sequence ATGACCGAGCCCGCCGGCGACGACCCCGGAGTCGACGGGGAACTGTCGCGCCCGCCCTCCCGCGCCCGCGGCGAGGGGGAGGTCCACGTCCTCGGTACCGCACACGTCTCCGAGCAGAGCGTCGAGGAGGTCGAGTCGACCATCGCCGAGCGCAAGCCCGACGTGGTCGCCGTCGAACTCGACGAGGGCCGGTTCCGCCAGCTGCGGGGCGAGACGCCCGACGACATCGACCCCGGCGACATGCTCCGGGGCAACACCGTCTTCCAGTTTCTCGCCTACTGGATGCTCTCCTACGTCCAGACCCGCCTGGGCAAGAAACTCGGCGTCGACCCGGGCGCCGACATGCTGGCCGCCGTCGAGTCCGCCGAGGAGCACGGCCTCGGCGTCGCGCTGGTCGACCGGGACATCCAGCTGACCGTCCAGCGCTTCTGGGCGCGGCTCAGCCCCGTCCGGAAGCTCATGCTGCTCGGCAACCTCACGCTCGCCGTCGGCTCGCCCGTCGCCGTCGGCGCCGGCCTGGGCCTCTCCTTTGGCCTGTTCGCCGGCTTCGCCGTCGCGACGCTGGCCGCGGGGACCCTCGGGTTCGCGAGCGCCGACTTCGTCGCCGCGCTCGGCCCGGGCACGGTCGCGCTGGCCGGCGGCCTCGTCGGCGGCGCCGTCGCCGGCGTCGTCGTCTGGAGCCTGGTCGAGCCGTGGCTCGCCGAGTGGCTCGAACCCCTGCCGGTCGCCAACACCACCTACACCAGGGTCGCGGCCGGCGTCGTCGCCGGCTCGGCGGCCGGCGTCGCGGTCGCCGCGGCCGGCGGTCTGTCCGTCGGCCCGCTCGCCGTCTCGGGCGAGCAGTTGACCGGGATCGGCGGGTTCGTCCTCCAGACGGGGACCGGCGTCCTCGGCGGGGCGGCCGCCGGCGCGACGCTCGGCGCGGCGGCCGGCGCGGTCCTCGCGGCGTTCCTGCCCGAGGAGGACGAGCTGGAGGAGATCGACGTCGACGAGCTGACCGACGCGGACGTGGTGACGGCGATGATGGAGGAGTTCCGCCGGTTCGCTCCCGGGGCGGCCGAGGCGCTCATCGACGAGCGCGACGCGTTCATCGCCCACCGGCTCGTCGCGCTGCGGGAGGCGGGCTACACCGTCGTCGCGGTCGTCGGCGCCGGCCACCGCGAGGGCATCGAGGGCTACCTCGCCGACCCGGAGAGCCTGCCGCCGATGGAGTCGCTGGTCGGCGAGACCTCCGGGTCGAGCCTCACCGGCTACCTCTACAAGGCGGTCGGCTACGCGATGACCGTCGGCTTCCTCGTCTTCTTCGCCCTGCTCGCGCTGGGCGGGGCGAGCAACGACTTCCTGCTGGAGCTGTTCGTCGCGTGGTTCCTCGTCAACGGGGTCCTGGCGGGCGGGCTGGCGAAACTCGCCGGCGCGACCTGGCCGAGCGCCCTCGTCGGCGGCGGCGTCGCCTGGCTGACCAGCGTCAACCCGCTGCTGGCGCCCGGCTGGTTCGCCGGCTACGTCGAGCTGCGCTACGTCGACGTGAACGTCTCGGACATCTCCCGGCTCAACGAGATCATGGACGACGAGACGGCGCCGGTGAGCGAGATCTTCGCCCGGATGCGCCGGGTGCCGCTGTTCCGGCTGATCCTCGTCGCCGGGCTGACCAACGTCGGGAGCATGGTCGCCAGCCTCGTCGTCTTCCCGCTGGTCCTGCCGTACCTCTCGGCCGACATCGGCGGCGTCAGCGCCATCGGCGGCCTGCTGCTGGAGGGGGCCCGCGACGGCTGGCGGATCGTCTGGGGGGCGGTCGCGTGA
- a CDS encoding dipeptide epimerase has translation MSPNGADDDTGDADLTTEFERRSLPLADPFTIARGTTETAENVLVRISDGTHEGVGAAAPSTYYGETPATVEAVLPALLEVVEDVGDPHASQRVDRELRERVGRNPAARAAVDTAIADLAAKRLGVPLYRQWGLDPAAAPTSSFSIGLADPDETRRRAERAVAEGYSILKVKLGAGRTAERLAAVREDAPDATIRVDANAAWTPAEAVARSEILADHGVEFVEQPVPADDVAGLRRVRDRGAVPVAADESVETAADAARVADAVDIVVAKLQKCGSLRETRRVAEVAHAHGCEAMVGCMVASNATIAASAHLAPLFDYADLDGSLLLDSDPFDGVPMPGGEIDLAAVERAGTGAAETSE, from the coding sequence ATGTCGCCGAACGGCGCCGACGACGATACCGGCGACGCCGACCTCACGACCGAATTCGAACGGCGCTCTCTCCCGCTCGCCGACCCGTTCACCATCGCCCGCGGCACGACCGAGACGGCCGAGAACGTCCTCGTCCGGATTTCCGACGGCACACACGAGGGGGTCGGCGCCGCCGCGCCCTCGACCTACTACGGCGAGACGCCCGCGACCGTCGAGGCGGTCCTGCCGGCCCTCCTCGAAGTCGTCGAAGACGTGGGCGACCCCCACGCGAGCCAGCGGGTCGACCGCGAGCTGCGCGAGCGCGTCGGGCGCAACCCCGCCGCCCGCGCCGCGGTCGACACCGCCATCGCCGACCTGGCCGCCAAACGCCTTGGCGTCCCCCTGTATCGGCAGTGGGGCCTCGACCCCGCGGCGGCACCGACCTCCTCGTTCTCCATCGGCCTCGCGGACCCCGACGAGACCCGCCGACGAGCCGAACGCGCGGTCGCCGAGGGGTACTCGATCCTCAAGGTGAAACTAGGGGCGGGCCGCACGGCCGAGCGCCTGGCGGCCGTCCGCGAGGACGCGCCCGACGCGACGATCCGCGTGGACGCCAACGCGGCCTGGACGCCCGCCGAGGCCGTCGCCAGGTCCGAGATCCTCGCCGACCACGGCGTCGAGTTCGTCGAACAGCCGGTCCCCGCCGACGACGTTGCTGGACTCCGCCGCGTCCGCGACCGGGGCGCCGTCCCCGTCGCGGCCGACGAGTCCGTCGAGACCGCGGCGGACGCCGCCCGGGTGGCCGACGCCGTCGACATCGTCGTCGCGAAGCTCCAGAAGTGCGGCAGTCTGCGCGAGACGCGCCGGGTGGCGGAAGTCGCACACGCCCACGGCTGCGAGGCGATGGTCGGGTGCATGGTCGCCTCGAACGCCACCATCGCGGCCAGCGCCCACCTCGCGCCGCTGTTCGACTACGCGGACCTGGACGGGTCGCTGCTGCTCGACTCGGACCCCTTCGACGGCGTGCCGATGCCCGGCGGCGAGATCGACCTCGCGGCTGTCGAGCGTGCGGGAACCGGCGCGGCCGAAACGAGCGAGTGA
- a CDS encoding methyl-accepting chemotaxis protein codes for MNLKIKLVALFLAISLVPLTAVGAVATNNMGELNRHAQDQSAEYLRAEITSQLDSTVAARQDGIQNEVDKRGVDVRSMAASATMQDYRAASAGEMDLIQGMSEDQVGYVALQMHAAIESAQQTVLETEYDGRSWDQLSDEERREVERRVEARIAGTDGAGVTDEGTMAATFRPGYIGDTGYAYITDLESNVVVHHSLDEGHNLKRDSGGTLRVFDDIKQRIQTSPQIQSGDQWGVAQYDWEDTTQEGNPVETKFISYTYYEPFDWILAPSVYYYELQETAMQDAKHRTADSFERRMTAQTMTVGGTESPVFESITYVDADGEAQIETSRIDGEVVTDMGAIGSRADATWFREAKSLPAGETYFGEVRTTDGGDRLPIAAPVYYNGSFEGVVAAEFNYSLVTEMTDSVTVGDSGYLYVLDGDGQIVSHPDRSVVGTDAAAGEYGAELGDVVSERMLAGESGMATHNRTVDGENVTRYVQFAPVEFGDRQFTLVATVPASDVNEPIAALGASLQGKASDARLLMFGLFGLAAVVVAGAGYGAARYISRPIEQVKERATAMSRGRFDEDGDAAVDRDDEIGEMVDAFDEMQANMNRQVDQIEAVAACLRTGDVRDDLETDLPGKFGEIMTALEAGMTELRASFDEINRASANVRAGDLDQDLDTDLPGDYGEVMTELAAGLDQLSESFDQLERVSADLRDGRLAQDLDADKPGDYGEVLANIDEGLDAVDESVARVQGIAESVRTASDEVAASTEEIEAASEDVADSVQEISHGADRQAENLEEAAGEMNELSATVEEIASSSADVAETARRAAERADAGRDQAAEASAEIREIEDESERAAAQVEALESEMDEINDIVGMITDIAEQTNMLALNASIEAARAGEAGEGFGVVADEIKGLADEAAEATETVEQRIADVQATTGDTVEDIERMRERVESGVETIDAAVEQFDDIADAVEDAEAGVREISDATDDQAASTEEVVAMVDEVSTVSEETAAEATNVSSASEEQAASINSVSQNVREMADLAANLEALVDEFEVSGADAAAGTGGASPGTDPDAGGSRVLDDALDSGPALDTTDGAGGPASATDDD; via the coding sequence ATGAACCTGAAGATCAAGCTGGTGGCGCTCTTCCTCGCCATATCGCTGGTTCCGTTGACGGCCGTGGGGGCGGTCGCAACGAACAACATGGGGGAGCTGAACCGCCACGCCCAGGACCAGAGCGCGGAGTACCTCCGCGCGGAGATCACGAGTCAGCTGGACAGCACCGTCGCGGCGAGACAGGACGGCATCCAGAACGAGGTCGACAAGCGCGGCGTCGACGTGCGGTCGATGGCCGCCTCGGCGACGATGCAGGACTACCGGGCGGCCAGCGCGGGCGAGATGGACCTGATCCAGGGCATGAGCGAGGACCAGGTCGGCTACGTCGCCCTGCAGATGCACGCCGCCATCGAGAGCGCCCAGCAGACGGTCCTGGAGACCGAGTACGACGGCCGGTCGTGGGACCAGCTCTCCGACGAGGAGCGCCGCGAGGTCGAGCGCCGCGTCGAGGCGCGGATCGCCGGCACCGACGGGGCGGGCGTCACCGACGAGGGGACGATGGCCGCGACGTTCCGGCCGGGCTACATCGGCGACACGGGCTACGCCTACATCACCGACCTGGAGTCGAACGTGGTCGTCCACCACAGCCTCGACGAGGGGCACAACCTGAAGCGCGACTCGGGCGGGACGCTGCGGGTGTTCGACGACATCAAACAGCGGATCCAGACCTCGCCGCAGATTCAGAGCGGCGACCAGTGGGGCGTCGCCCAGTACGACTGGGAGGACACCACCCAGGAGGGCAACCCCGTCGAGACGAAGTTCATCTCCTACACCTACTACGAGCCGTTCGACTGGATCCTGGCCCCGAGCGTCTACTACTACGAGCTTCAGGAGACGGCGATGCAGGACGCCAAACACCGGACCGCCGACTCCTTCGAGCGGCGGATGACGGCCCAGACGATGACCGTCGGCGGGACCGAGTCGCCGGTCTTCGAGTCGATCACCTACGTCGACGCCGACGGCGAGGCCCAGATCGAGACGAGCCGGATCGACGGCGAGGTCGTCACCGACATGGGTGCGATCGGCTCGCGGGCCGACGCCACCTGGTTCCGGGAGGCGAAGTCGCTGCCGGCCGGCGAGACGTACTTCGGCGAGGTCCGGACGACCGACGGCGGCGACCGCCTGCCCATCGCGGCGCCGGTCTACTACAACGGCTCCTTCGAGGGGGTCGTCGCCGCGGAGTTCAACTACTCGCTGGTCACCGAGATGACCGACTCGGTCACCGTCGGCGACAGCGGCTACCTCTACGTCCTCGACGGGGACGGCCAGATCGTCAGCCACCCCGACCGGTCGGTCGTCGGGACCGACGCGGCCGCCGGCGAGTACGGGGCCGAACTCGGCGATGTGGTCTCCGAGCGGATGCTCGCCGGCGAGTCGGGGATGGCGACCCACAACAGGACCGTCGACGGCGAGAACGTCACCCGGTACGTCCAGTTCGCGCCGGTCGAGTTCGGCGACCGGCAGTTCACGCTGGTCGCGACGGTGCCCGCCTCGGACGTGAACGAGCCGATCGCGGCGCTGGGCGCGAGTCTCCAGGGGAAGGCCAGCGACGCGCGGCTGCTCATGTTCGGCCTGTTCGGGCTCGCGGCGGTCGTCGTCGCCGGCGCCGGCTACGGCGCCGCCCGGTACATCTCCCGGCCCATCGAGCAGGTCAAGGAGCGGGCCACCGCGATGTCCCGGGGGCGGTTCGACGAGGACGGCGACGCGGCCGTCGACCGCGACGACGAGATCGGCGAGATGGTCGACGCCTTCGACGAGATGCAGGCGAACATGAACCGCCAGGTCGACCAGATCGAGGCGGTCGCCGCGTGCCTGCGGACCGGCGACGTGCGCGACGATCTGGAGACCGACCTCCCCGGGAAGTTCGGCGAGATCATGACCGCACTGGAGGCCGGCATGACCGAGCTCCGGGCGAGCTTCGACGAGATCAACCGCGCGAGCGCCAACGTCCGCGCCGGCGACCTGGACCAGGACCTGGACACGGACCTGCCGGGCGACTACGGCGAGGTGATGACGGAACTGGCCGCGGGGCTCGACCAGCTCTCCGAGAGCTTCGACCAGCTAGAGCGGGTCAGCGCCGACCTCCGGGACGGCCGGCTCGCCCAGGATCTCGACGCGGACAAGCCCGGCGACTACGGCGAGGTGCTGGCGAACATCGACGAGGGGCTCGACGCCGTCGACGAGAGCGTCGCCCGCGTCCAGGGCATCGCCGAGTCGGTCCGCACCGCCAGCGACGAGGTCGCCGCCTCCACCGAGGAGATCGAGGCCGCGAGCGAGGACGTGGCCGACTCCGTCCAGGAGATCTCCCACGGCGCCGACCGCCAGGCCGAGAACCTGGAGGAGGCGGCCGGCGAGATGAACGAGCTGTCGGCGACCGTCGAGGAGATCGCCTCCTCGTCGGCGGACGTGGCCGAGACGGCGCGGCGGGCGGCCGAGCGGGCCGACGCCGGCCGCGACCAGGCCGCCGAGGCCTCCGCGGAGATCCGCGAGATCGAAGACGAGAGCGAGCGCGCGGCCGCCCAGGTCGAGGCCCTGGAGTCGGAGATGGACGAGATCAACGACATCGTCGGGATGATCACCGACATCGCCGAGCAGACGAACATGCTGGCGCTGAACGCCTCCATCGAGGCGGCCCGCGCCGGCGAGGCCGGCGAGGGCTTCGGCGTCGTCGCCGACGAGATCAAGGGGCTGGCCGACGAGGCGGCCGAGGCGACCGAGACCGTCGAGCAGCGCATCGCCGACGTCCAGGCGACGACCGGCGACACCGTCGAGGACATCGAGCGGATGCGCGAGCGCGTCGAGTCGGGCGTCGAGACCATCGACGCGGCGGTCGAGCAGTTCGACGACATCGCCGACGCCGTCGAGGACGCCGAGGCCGGCGTCCGGGAGATAAGCGACGCCACCGACGACCAGGCCGCCTCCACCGAGGAGGTCGTCGCGATGGTCGACGAGGTCAGCACCGTCAGCGAGGAGACCGCCGCCGAGGCGACCAACGTCTCCTCCGCGTCGGAGGAGCAGGCCGCCTCGATCAACAGCGTCTCCCAGAACGTCCGGGAGATGGCCGACCTCGCCGCGAACCTGGAGGCGCTGGTCGACGAGTTCGAGGTGTCCGGCGCCGACGCGGCCGCCGGGACGGGCGGCGCGTCCCCCGGGACGGACCCCGACGCGGGCGGCTCGCGCGTCCTCGACGACGCGCTCGATTCCGGCCCCGCGCTCGACACCACCGACGGCGCCGGCGGCCCCGCGAGCGCGACCGACGACGACTGA
- a CDS encoding cupin domain-containing protein produces MSETDGTDDLETTADPATPVVRRAEDIEYEEVDAAEGLSKAVLIGEAHGAENLAIRRFTLAPGAEVPKHKNEIEHEQYVLAGEYVVGIDGEEHTVQGGDALHVPAGAVHWYRNERDLEGAFLCAVPTGDDAIELVDEE; encoded by the coding sequence ATGAGCGAGACCGACGGGACCGACGACCTGGAGACGACCGCTGATCCGGCGACACCGGTGGTGCGGCGCGCCGAGGACATCGAGTACGAGGAAGTCGACGCCGCCGAGGGACTGTCGAAGGCGGTCCTGATCGGCGAGGCCCACGGCGCCGAGAACCTCGCGATCCGCCGGTTCACACTCGCGCCCGGCGCCGAGGTGCCGAAACACAAAAACGAGATCGAACACGAGCAGTACGTGCTCGCCGGCGAGTACGTCGTCGGGATCGACGGCGAGGAGCACACGGTCCAGGGCGGCGACGCGCTGCACGTCCCCGCGGGCGCGGTCCACTGGTACCGAAACGAGCGCGACCTGGAGGGCGCCTTCCTCTGTGCGGTCCCGACCGGCGACGACGCCATCGAACTCGTCGACGAGGAGTGA